Proteins encoded by one window of Primulina huaijiensis isolate GDHJ02 chromosome 1, ASM1229523v2, whole genome shotgun sequence:
- the LOC140980125 gene encoding vesicle-associated protein 4-2-like yields METVEVKSSSKDGKIFGLFKLPFRNPSSSSNFSRNRQNNGHGNNRVRPQAEGSAGSSGSSVSLAARSLLPTRRRLKLDPTNKLYFPYEPGKQVQSAIRIKNISKSHVAFKFQTTAPKSCFMRPPGAILAPGESIIATVFKFVEHPENNEKPMNQKSGVKFKIMSLKVNEPMDYIPEMFDEQKDQVAVEQILKVVFLDVERPNPALDKLKRQLAEAEAELVARKKDSEDTGPKFIGEGLVIDEWKERREKYLARQQEAGQGIDSI; encoded by the exons ATGGAAACCGTCGAAGTAAAATCATCGTCTAAAGACGGGAAAATTTTTGGGCTGTTCAAGCTTCCGTTCCGAAATCCTTCGTCTTCGTCAAATTTCTCCCGGAACCGGCAGAATAATGGTCACGGGAACAATAGAGTTCGCCCGCAGGCGGAGGGATCAGCTGGTAGCAGTGGAAGCTCGGTATCTTTGGCGGCCAGATCTCTTCTCCCGACACGGCGTCGGTTGAAGCTCGATCCCACTAACAAGCTTTACTTTCCTT ATGAACCTGGCAAGCAAGTCCAAAGTGCAATCAGGATAAAAAATATCAGCAAGTCTCATGTAGCTTTCAAG TTTCAAACAACTGCACCAAAGAGCTGTTTCATGCGTCCTCCTGGGGCCATTCTTGCTCCCGGCGAAAGCATCATAGCCACTG TATTCAAGTTTGTAGAGCATCCCGAAAACAATGAAAAGCCAATGAATCAGAAAAGCGGTGTGAAGTTTAAAATCATGAGCCTGAAAGTGAATGAACCAATGGACTACATACCAGAAATG tttgacgaGCAGAAGGATCAAGTAGCTGTGGAACAGATACTCAAGGTTGTGTTTCTAGATGTTGAACGTCCTAATCCG GCTCTTGACAAATTAAAGCGTCAACTCGCCGAAGCTGAGGCTGAACTTGTGGCCCGTAAGAAAGACTCGGAAGATACAGGTCCCAAGTTTATTGGAGAAGGACTGGTCATCGATGAATGG aaagaaagaagagaaaaataCCTGGCTCGACAACAAGAAGCAGGACAAGGGATAGATTCAATATGA